One Bradyrhizobium manausense DNA segment encodes these proteins:
- a CDS encoding site-2 protease family protein: protein MHEPTDPLARWIVFVALLCLAIVLICIWVLTRDYRIPALLVSAAVGLAAGIVCHELGHMLCAVLLSAPVLQVSIGIGPVLWHGRLGETRFELRAVPCAGFVQCYPQPVVNRLSRLLFLLGGVLGNGVLIGLVTALHATLVDGPGHDYLGSIAFGQYYLIIVNLVPFWTTAGGVRTGSDGLQLLQLARGAMSGASSRDSNFQQ, encoded by the coding sequence ATGCATGAGCCGACGGACCCGTTGGCCCGATGGATCGTGTTCGTCGCTTTGCTTTGTCTTGCGATCGTTCTGATCTGCATATGGGTGTTGACTCGCGACTACCGGATTCCCGCTCTCCTCGTCTCAGCGGCCGTCGGGCTGGCCGCCGGTATCGTGTGTCATGAACTTGGACATATGCTGTGCGCTGTGCTGCTGTCAGCACCAGTCCTACAGGTGTCGATCGGCATCGGCCCGGTGCTATGGCACGGCCGGCTAGGCGAAACCCGATTTGAGCTGCGCGCGGTGCCCTGTGCGGGCTTCGTGCAGTGCTATCCGCAGCCCGTCGTCAACAGGCTTTCGAGATTGCTCTTTTTGCTCGGTGGAGTGCTGGGGAATGGCGTGTTGATCGGCCTCGTGACGGCGCTCCACGCGACACTCGTGGACGGCCCGGGGCACGACTACCTCGGTTCGATCGCATTCGGCCAATATTACCTCATCATCGTGAATTTGGTGCCGTTCTGGACCACGGCCGGCGGTGTCCGGACCGGCAGCGATGGCTTGCAGCTTCTGCAACTCGCGCGCGGAGCCATGTCCGGCGCGTCCTCGCGAGATTCGAACTTTCAGCAATGA
- the xth gene encoding exodeoxyribonuclease III: MPIRVATWNVNSVRQRIDLLLTWLKDCQPDIVCLQEIKCVDEAFPRLEIEALGYNVVTHGQKTFNGVALLSKLKFDETKSGLAGDDEDAHARFLEGVVTLKRGVLRIACLYLPNGNPVGTEKYPYKLKWMSRLLEYSKERLKTEEPLILAGDFNVIPHARDVHNPAAWTEDALFKPETRESFQALLGLGLTDALRAVTDEPGLYTFWDYQAGAWQKNQGLRIDHLLLSPQASDKLANVGIDSYVRAWEKPSDHVPVWADLDLEAA, translated from the coding sequence ATGCCCATCAGAGTTGCCACCTGGAACGTCAATTCGGTCCGGCAGCGGATCGACCTCCTGTTGACCTGGCTGAAGGACTGCCAGCCGGACATCGTCTGCCTCCAGGAGATCAAATGCGTCGACGAGGCATTCCCGCGGCTGGAGATCGAGGCGCTCGGCTACAACGTCGTCACCCACGGGCAGAAGACGTTCAATGGCGTCGCCCTGCTCTCCAAGCTCAAATTCGACGAGACCAAGTCGGGGCTCGCCGGTGACGACGAAGACGCCCACGCCCGCTTCCTCGAAGGCGTGGTGACGCTCAAGCGCGGCGTGCTGCGCATCGCCTGCCTCTATCTGCCCAACGGCAATCCGGTCGGGACCGAGAAATACCCTTACAAGCTCAAATGGATGTCGCGGCTTCTTGAGTATTCGAAGGAGCGACTTAAGACCGAGGAGCCGCTCATCCTCGCAGGCGACTTCAACGTCATCCCGCATGCCCGCGACGTCCACAATCCCGCCGCCTGGACCGAAGACGCTCTGTTCAAGCCCGAGACGCGCGAGAGCTTTCAGGCCTTGCTCGGCCTCGGCCTGACCGATGCCCTGCGCGCCGTCACGGACGAGCCTGGGCTCTACACCTTCTGGGACTACCAGGCCGGGGCCTGGCAGAAGAACCAGGGCCTGCGCATCGACCATTTGCTGCTGTCGCCGCAGGCGAGCGACAAGCTCGCCAATGTCGGCATCGACAGCTATGTGCGAGCCTGGGAGAAGCCGTCGGACCACGTGCCGGTGTGGGCGGATCTGGATCTGGAGGCGGCGTAG
- the ilvD gene encoding dihydroxy-acid dehydratase, with protein MDAKTNIKQRLPSRHVTEGPARAPHRSYFYAMGLTTEQIHQPFVGVASCWNEAAPCNISLMRQAQAVKKGVASAGGTPREFCTITVTDGIAMGHDGMRSSLPSRECIADSVELTVRGHAYDALVGLAGCDKSLPGMMMAMVRLNVPSIFIYGGSILPGNFRGQQVTVQDMFEAVGKHSVGAMSDEDLDEIERVACPSAGACGAQFTANTMATVSEAIGLALPYSAGAPAPYEIRDAFCMTAGEKVMDLIASNLRPRDIVTRKALENAAAVVAASGGSTNAALHLPAIAHECGIKFDLFDVAEIFKKTPYVADLKPGGRYVAKDMFEVGGIPLLMKTLLDNGFLHGDCITVTGRTIAENLKSVKWNAHQDVVHPADKPITVTGGVVGLKGNLAPEGAIVKVAGMSNLKFTGPARCFDREEDAFEAVQNRTYKEGEVIVIRYEGPRGGPGMREMLQTTAALTGQGMGGKIALITDGRFSGATRGFCIGHVGPEAAVGGPIGLLEDGDIIEIDADVGTLNVKLSDQELAQRKTKWSARTTNHTTGALWKYAQQVGPAVGGAVTHPGGAHEKQCYADI; from the coding sequence ATGGACGCCAAGACCAATATCAAGCAGAGGCTGCCAAGCCGTCACGTGACGGAAGGCCCTGCGCGCGCGCCTCACCGGTCCTACTTCTACGCCATGGGTCTGACCACCGAGCAGATCCACCAGCCCTTCGTCGGCGTCGCCTCGTGCTGGAACGAGGCTGCTCCCTGCAACATCTCGCTGATGCGCCAGGCGCAGGCGGTGAAGAAGGGCGTCGCATCCGCCGGCGGCACCCCCCGCGAATTCTGCACCATCACCGTCACCGATGGCATCGCCATGGGCCATGACGGCATGCGCTCCTCGCTGCCGTCGCGCGAATGCATCGCCGACTCCGTCGAACTGACCGTGCGCGGCCACGCCTATGACGCGCTGGTCGGGCTCGCCGGCTGCGACAAGTCGCTGCCGGGCATGATGATGGCGATGGTCCGCCTGAACGTGCCCTCGATCTTCATCTATGGCGGCTCGATCCTGCCCGGCAATTTCCGCGGCCAGCAGGTCACCGTGCAGGACATGTTCGAGGCGGTCGGCAAGCACTCGGTCGGCGCCATGTCCGACGAGGACCTCGACGAGATCGAGCGCGTGGCGTGCCCCTCGGCCGGCGCCTGCGGCGCGCAGTTTACCGCCAACACCATGGCGACCGTCTCGGAGGCCATTGGGCTGGCGCTGCCTTACTCGGCCGGTGCCCCGGCACCGTATGAAATCCGCGATGCGTTCTGCATGACCGCGGGCGAGAAGGTGATGGACCTGATCGCGTCCAACCTCCGGCCGCGCGACATTGTCACCCGCAAGGCGCTCGAGAATGCCGCTGCCGTCGTCGCGGCGTCAGGCGGCTCGACTAATGCTGCGCTGCACCTGCCGGCGATCGCGCACGAGTGCGGCATCAAGTTTGACTTATTCGACGTCGCCGAAATCTTCAAAAAGACACCTTATGTCGCGGATTTGAAGCCGGGTGGCCGTTATGTCGCCAAAGACATGTTTGAAGTAGGTGGCATACCGCTTCTGATGAAGACGCTGCTCGACAACGGATTTCTCCACGGCGACTGCATTACGGTCACTGGTCGAACGATCGCCGAAAACCTCAAAAGCGTGAAATGGAATGCGCACCAGGACGTGGTGCACCCGGCAGACAAGCCCATCACCGTTACGGGCGGTGTGGTCGGTCTGAAGGGCAATTTGGCGCCAGAAGGTGCGATCGTGAAAGTCGCGGGAATGTCCAACCTCAAGTTTACCGGTCCGGCCAGGTGCTTCGACCGGGAGGAGGACGCGTTCGAGGCTGTCCAGAACCGCACCTACAAGGAAGGCGAAGTCATCGTGATCCGCTACGAGGGCCCCAGGGGCGGCCCCGGCATGCGGGAGATGCTTCAGACCACCGCGGCGCTGACCGGCCAGGGCATGGGCGGCAAGATCGCGCTGATCACCGATGGCCGTTTCTCCGGCGCCACCCGCGGCTTCTGCATCGGCCATGTCGGGCCCGAGGCCGCGGTCGGCGGCCCGATCGGGCTGCTTGAGGACGGCGACATCATCGAGATCGACGCGGACGTCGGTACCCTTAACGTAAAATTGAGCGACCAGGAGCTTGCCCAGCGCAAGACCAAATGGAGCGCTCGCACGACTAACCATACGACGGGCGCGCTCTGGAAATATGCTCAGCAGGTTGGACCAGCGGTCGGGGGGGCAGTGACCCATCCGGGCGGCGCGCACGAGAAACAGTGCTATGCGGACATCTAG
- a CDS encoding tetratricopeptide repeat protein, with the protein MRTSRRAIVAFVLGATALAAPALAFDGAPVNPKDAAIPVVTTLPGSAGAVRKSAPVATQEASLSALQYAAEGGHPIAQWKLGRMYASGDGVAQDDVRAFDYFTRIANAHAEDSPSAPQAQVVANAFVALGRYYLNGIPNSKVKADPDRAREMFSYAASYFGNADAQYDLARLYLKTPDASREDFRYGARWLGLAAQKGQHQAQALLGQMLFNGDRLPRQAARGLMWLTLARDSAGTDETWIKENYNRALAKASDDDRAMCLQMLEQWVQGRRE; encoded by the coding sequence ATGCGGACATCTAGGCGTGCGATAGTTGCGTTTGTGTTGGGGGCTACCGCGCTGGCCGCGCCGGCGCTCGCCTTCGACGGTGCGCCGGTCAATCCGAAGGATGCGGCCATCCCCGTCGTGACCACCTTGCCCGGTTCTGCAGGTGCGGTGCGCAAGTCCGCCCCGGTCGCGACCCAGGAAGCCTCGCTCAGCGCCTTGCAATATGCCGCCGAGGGCGGTCACCCCATTGCGCAGTGGAAGCTCGGCCGCATGTACGCCAGTGGCGACGGCGTCGCCCAGGACGATGTGCGCGCCTTCGACTATTTCACCCGGATCGCGAATGCGCATGCCGAGGACAGCCCGTCGGCGCCGCAGGCGCAGGTCGTGGCCAACGCCTTCGTCGCGCTCGGCCGCTACTATCTGAACGGCATCCCGAACTCGAAGGTCAAGGCGGATCCTGATCGGGCACGGGAGATGTTCTCCTATGCCGCCTCCTATTTCGGCAATGCGGACGCGCAGTACGATCTCGCCCGGCTCTATCTGAAGACCCCGGATGCCTCGCGCGAGGACTTCCGCTACGGCGCGCGCTGGCTCGGCCTGGCCGCCCAGAAGGGCCAGCACCAGGCCCAGGCGCTGCTCGGTCAGATGCTGTTCAACGGTGACCGCCTGCCGCGGCAGGCCGCGCGTGGCCTGATGTGGCTGACGCTTGCACGCGACAGCGCCGGCACGGACGAGACCTGGATCAAGGAAAACTACAACCGCGCCTTGGCCAAGGCGTCGGACGACGACCGCGCCATGTGCCTGCAGATGCTGGAACAGTGGGTGCAGGGCCGCCGCGAGTAA
- a CDS encoding metal/formaldehyde-sensitive transcriptional repressor, whose protein sequence is MSHTIKHKSKLIGRVRRIKGQLEAVERALESEIGCADVLMLVASVKGAISGLTTELLEDHIRHHVVDPAHEKDPEKAKGAADLIDVVRTYLK, encoded by the coding sequence ATGTCGCACACGATCAAGCACAAGTCGAAGCTCATCGGCCGCGTCCGGCGTATCAAGGGCCAGCTCGAGGCCGTCGAACGCGCGCTGGAGTCGGAGATCGGCTGTGCCGATGTGCTGATGCTGGTCGCTTCGGTGAAGGGCGCGATCAGCGGTCTCACCACCGAGCTGCTGGAAGACCACATCCGCCATCACGTCGTGGATCCCGCGCACGAGAAGGACCCGGAGAAGGCCAAGGGCGCCGCCGACCTGATCGACGTCGTCCGAACCTATCTGAAGTGA
- a CDS encoding nickel/cobalt efflux transporter, which yields MTDLSHLLQQSSAHAWLFVPSAILLGALHGLEPGHSKTMMAAFIVAVRGTVFQAVLLGLSATISHTAVVWVVALLGLYFGQDLSGERSEAYLQLASAVIIVGVAAWMVWRTWRDQNHAHEHEHHHHDEPQTIALAGSSFSLDLFEDGVPPRWRIRSETGAPPSAGDIRVTTIREDGSEQTFAFAARDGYFESLEEIPEPHAFKARVTLAGDTAEMLFEEHDHHHMDLGDEDDAHARAHAADIRKRFAGRTATTPQIILFGLTGGLIPCPAAITVLLLCIQLKQFSLGFVLVLCFGIGLAITMVSAGVAAALSLRHVERHWSGFSRFAHRAPYLSAALIVLVGLYTGWSGWHELMA from the coding sequence ATGACCGACCTGTCTCACCTGCTCCAACAGAGCAGCGCACACGCATGGCTGTTCGTGCCCAGCGCCATCCTGCTCGGCGCGCTGCACGGTCTCGAGCCCGGCCATTCCAAGACGATGATGGCCGCCTTCATCGTGGCCGTGCGGGGCACCGTGTTTCAGGCCGTGCTGCTCGGCCTGTCGGCAACGATCTCGCACACCGCGGTCGTATGGGTGGTTGCGCTTCTCGGTCTCTATTTCGGCCAGGACCTCTCCGGCGAGCGCAGCGAAGCGTATCTGCAACTGGCCTCCGCCGTGATCATCGTCGGCGTCGCCGCCTGGATGGTCTGGCGCACCTGGCGCGATCAGAACCACGCGCACGAGCATGAGCATCATCATCACGACGAGCCGCAAACCATCGCGTTGGCCGGGTCGTCGTTCTCGTTGGACTTGTTCGAAGACGGCGTGCCGCCGCGCTGGCGTATCCGGAGCGAGACCGGCGCGCCTCCCTCTGCCGGCGACATCAGGGTGACCACGATCCGCGAGGACGGCTCGGAGCAGACGTTCGCGTTCGCCGCTCGCGACGGATATTTCGAAAGCCTCGAGGAGATTCCCGAACCGCATGCGTTCAAGGCCCGCGTGACGCTCGCCGGCGATACCGCCGAAATGCTGTTCGAGGAGCACGATCACCACCACATGGATCTCGGCGACGAGGACGACGCACATGCGCGCGCCCATGCGGCCGACATCCGCAAGCGCTTCGCCGGGCGCACGGCGACCACGCCCCAGATCATCCTGTTCGGTCTGACCGGCGGCCTGATACCGTGCCCGGCCGCCATTACAGTCCTGCTGCTCTGCATCCAGTTGAAGCAGTTCAGCCTCGGTTTCGTTCTGGTCCTCTGCTTCGGCATCGGCCTGGCGATCACCATGGTCTCGGCCGGCGTCGCCGCCGCCCTCAGCCTCCGCCACGTCGAGCGCCACTGGAGCGGCTTCAGCCGCTTCGCGCACCGTGCGCCCTATCTGTCCGCTGCCTTGATCGTGCTCGTCGGCCTCTACACCGGCTGGTCGGGCTGGCACGAATTGATGGCGTGA
- a CDS encoding ATP-binding protein produces the protein MGWRDKSLQQTEPRDGLTADLSERELRRLRAKQIDAVTRTIPVAMAVTMLNAAVVLILFWGRGWNNFLAIWGMTLAVTASLAVRAWRRSHQNPPQEASAHAARQMLRQAFFLAAIWGTLPLALFSRIEPTSQLILACLMVGMMSGGAFTLSTFPRAGLIYLATMTIACTGALLLCGSGPYLVTAVFLLLFAFFMARNIVAQGNLFLGNLKARIELERQTEIISLLLKDFQENASDWLWQTDAEGHLTDVPQRFADVAQLPLPLLKGSLFADVLDMLCPEDKAAAYNVVGLMEHAEPLHDMNLKVVAGGEARLWSLTAKPAYDRDGQFLGYRGFGRDVTEHWRAEKAEAESRAKSDFLAVMSHEIRTPMNGVLGLAGMLLETKLDQEQREAVTTIRESGDNLQRILNDILDLSKLEAGRFQFEAIDFAPQALVETVATVMRASAKNKGLAVKVELDPNLPPTLRGDVARIRQVLLNLASNAVKFTDAGEVTIKAVCQARRDLLATVEWTVIDSGIGIAPEKLGQLFSDFAQADASISRRFGGTGLGLAISRRIIEQMGGTIDVTSTPGEGSTFRFTLVLPWSQAQTSDQDAGRDEIDELKARIAELDRPLKVLVAEDDAVNRMVVSKMLGAFDVELRVVTDGVQAIAAVSEGDFDIVLMDVRMPEMDGLAATRAIRAQGGRFDALPIIALTANAFAEDVKICREAGMSDFLAKPLRKPALAAALLRALDGQVMTEDAPLQPALMPDEVEWTDEERQMTGA, from the coding sequence ATGGGATGGCGGGACAAATCCTTGCAACAGACTGAGCCGCGCGATGGCCTGACCGCTGATCTCAGCGAGCGCGAGCTTCGCCGCCTCCGCGCCAAGCAGATCGACGCGGTGACGCGGACCATCCCGGTGGCGATGGCCGTCACCATGCTCAACGCCGCTGTCGTGCTGATCCTGTTCTGGGGCAGGGGCTGGAACAACTTCCTCGCGATCTGGGGTATGACCCTGGCCGTCACCGCCTCGCTGGCAGTGCGCGCCTGGCGGCGCTCGCATCAGAATCCGCCACAGGAAGCGTCGGCACACGCCGCGCGGCAGATGCTGCGGCAAGCGTTCTTCCTCGCCGCGATCTGGGGCACGCTGCCGCTCGCGCTGTTCAGCCGGATCGAGCCGACCAGCCAGCTCATCCTGGCCTGCCTGATGGTCGGCATGATGTCCGGCGGCGCCTTCACGCTGTCGACCTTCCCGCGTGCGGGCCTCATTTACCTCGCGACCATGACGATTGCCTGCACCGGCGCGCTGTTGCTGTGCGGCAGCGGGCCGTATCTGGTGACGGCGGTGTTCCTGCTGCTGTTCGCCTTCTTCATGGCGCGCAACATCGTCGCGCAAGGCAATCTGTTCCTCGGCAATCTCAAGGCCCGGATCGAGCTCGAGCGGCAGACCGAGATCATCTCGCTGCTGCTGAAGGACTTCCAGGAGAACGCCAGCGATTGGCTGTGGCAGACCGATGCCGAAGGGCATCTCACAGACGTTCCGCAACGATTTGCCGATGTCGCACAACTGCCGCTTCCGTTGCTGAAAGGATCGCTCTTCGCCGACGTGCTCGACATGCTCTGTCCCGAAGACAAGGCCGCCGCCTACAACGTCGTCGGCCTGATGGAACATGCCGAGCCGTTGCACGACATGAATCTCAAGGTCGTCGCCGGCGGCGAGGCGCGCCTGTGGTCGCTGACCGCGAAGCCGGCCTATGACCGCGACGGCCAGTTCCTGGGCTATCGCGGCTTCGGCCGCGACGTCACCGAGCACTGGCGCGCGGAAAAGGCCGAGGCGGAGAGCCGCGCCAAGTCGGATTTTCTCGCGGTGATGAGCCACGAGATCCGCACGCCCATGAACGGCGTGCTCGGGCTTGCCGGCATGCTGCTCGAAACAAAACTCGATCAGGAGCAACGGGAGGCCGTCACCACGATCCGCGAGTCCGGCGACAACCTCCAGCGCATCCTCAACGACATCCTCGACCTGTCCAAGCTCGAGGCCGGACGCTTCCAGTTCGAGGCGATCGACTTTGCGCCGCAGGCGCTGGTCGAGACCGTCGCGACCGTCATGCGCGCGAGCGCGAAGAACAAAGGGCTCGCCGTCAAGGTCGAGCTCGATCCGAACCTGCCGCCGACCCTGCGCGGCGACGTCGCGCGCATCCGTCAGGTGCTGCTCAATCTCGCCTCCAATGCGGTGAAGTTCACCGACGCGGGCGAGGTGACGATCAAGGCCGTGTGCCAGGCGCGCCGCGATCTGCTCGCGACCGTCGAATGGACCGTGATCGACAGCGGCATCGGCATTGCGCCCGAGAAGCTCGGGCAGTTGTTCTCGGACTTCGCCCAGGCCGATGCATCGATCAGCCGCCGTTTCGGCGGCACGGGGCTCGGGCTTGCGATCAGCAGGCGCATCATCGAGCAGATGGGCGGCACCATCGACGTCACCTCGACGCCGGGCGAGGGCTCGACCTTCCGCTTCACGCTGGTGCTGCCGTGGAGCCAGGCACAGACGTCTGATCAGGACGCGGGCCGCGACGAGATCGACGAGCTCAAGGCGCGCATCGCCGAACTCGATCGGCCGCTGAAGGTGCTGGTCGCGGAGGACGATGCCGTCAATCGCATGGTCGTGAGCAAGATGCTCGGCGCCTTCGACGTCGAACTGCGCGTCGTGACCGACGGCGTCCAGGCCATCGCGGCCGTGTCCGAAGGCGATTTCGACATCGTGCTGATGGACGTGCGCATGCCGGAGATGGACGGCCTTGCCGCAACCCGCGCGATCCGCGCGCAAGGCGGGCGCTTCGACGCCTTGCCGATCATCGCGCTGACCGCCAACGCCTTCGCCGAAGACGTCAAGATCTGCCGCGAGGCCGGCATGTCGGACTTCCTGGCAAAACCGCTGCGCAAGCCCGCGCTCGCTGCCGCACTTCTGCGCGCGCTGGACGGACAGGTGATGACGGAAGACGCGCCGCTTCAGCCGGCGCTGATGCCTGATGAGGTGGAGTGGACGGATGAGGAAAGGCAGATGACGGGCGCGTAA